The proteins below come from a single Aegilops tauschii subsp. strangulata cultivar AL8/78 chromosome 6, Aet v6.0, whole genome shotgun sequence genomic window:
- the LOC109773838 gene encoding nicastrin isoform X1 codes for MAAGSAATLLAAVACAVLVLLAPAVSGDAATLESVPDLVKAMYVNIESFPCVRLLNLSGEIGCSNPGHGLVIAPIVRFKNSDDQLAQPSAVLLPLDQMPAFFLRVSNDPELYHKVAGVLVESNGDKLLELSPDRKFPQEDFAPYSNVSHDWNPSGSGIMWNRYDFPVFLLSEESTQTLRKIADKNEKSSNGYQANVAEFDLVMQTTKAETNGSESCLKEQSCLPLGGQSVWASLPPMSNASAEHQKPIIMVVASQDSASFFRDRSLGADSPISGLIALLTAVDALSHLHDLGKLKKQLVFAAFDGEAWGYLGSRKFLQELDEGDDSVNGINSSMIEQVLEIGSVGKGISQGDTLFYAHASRNSSISKKILDGLQSGSDSLGSDNVKVKPAASSNPGVPPSSLMSFMRKNTSTSGVVLEDFDSQFSNRFYHSHLDSPANINSSSIAAAAALVARSLYILATGDMTVDLMTLNTIKVNVTLVEELIGCLLTCDPGLSCGIAKSFISPSNACPSHYVGVFQDSPSSTQFPSYADDTSRFIWNFLADRTSTLASNVSSCTVKCNNESEVCVGGEVEGGGRCVVSTTRYVPAYSTRLKFEDNAWHVLPANSSDPMGAADPVWTESYWNTISLRVYAVQSTTSDRLILLAGLAVTAASYLGVVVGRAYISKITKRD; via the exons ATGGCGGCCGGCTCCGCGGCTACCCTCCTCGCGGCCGTCGCCTGCGCCGTCCTCGTGCTCCTCGCCCCCGCCGTCTCCG GAGATGCTGCTACACTGGAATCTGTTCCAGATCTTGTGAAGGCAATGTATGTAAACATTGAAAGCTTCCCTTGTGTCAGGCTGCTGAATCTTTCTGGTGAAATCGGCTGCTCTA ATCCTGGGCACGGCCTGGTTATTGCACCGATTGTAAGATTCAAAAACAGCGATGACCAGTTGGCTCAACCATCTGCAGTTCTTCTTCCCTTGGATCAGATGCCAGCTTTCTTTCTGAG GGTATCCAATGATCCAGAACTTTACCATAAGGTTGCCGGTGTACTGGTTGAATCAAATGGTGACAAGTTACTAG AGTTGTCACCGGATAGAAAATTTCCACAAGAGGATTTTGCACCATACTCAAATGTCAGCCATGATTGGAATCCTTCT GGGTCAGGTATTATGTGGAACAGATATGATTTTCCCGTGTTTCTACTTTCAGAGGAGAGCACACAGACTCTGCGAAAG ATTGCGGACAAGAATGAGAAGTCTAGCAATGGATATCAAGCAAATGTAGCGGAATTTGACCTTGTTATGCAG ACGACTAAAGCTGAAACAAATGGTTCAGAGTCCTGCCTCAAAGAGCAGTCGTGCTTGCCCTTAGGAGGACAGAG TGTATGGGCTTCGTTACCACCAATGAGCAATGCATCAGCAGAGCATCAGAAACCAATAATAATGGTTGTTGCATCCCAGGATTCTGCATCGTTCTTTAGGGACCGTAGTCTGGGTGCTGATTCTCCCATATCA GGATTGATTGCTTTGCTCACTGCTGTTGATGCTCTTTCTCACCTTCATGATCTAGGCAAACTCAAGAAACAG CTTGTATTTGCTGCTTTTGATGGTGAAGCATGGGGTTATCTTGGTAGCAGAAAATTCTTACAAGAACTGGATGAAGGTGATGATTCTGTGAATGGCATTAACAGCTCAATGATTGAGCAG GTACTGGAGATTGGTTCGGTTGGCAAGGGCATAAGCCAAGGAGATACATTATTTTATGCACATGCTTCAAGG AATTCATCAATTTCAAAGAAGATTTTAGATGGTCTCCAAAGTGGCAGTGATTCACTTGGCTCTGATAATGTCAAAGTAAAACCAGCAGCTTCATCAAACCCTGGTGTACCACCATCTTCATTGATGTCATTCATGAGAAAG AATACATCAACTTCTGGAGTTGTGTTAGAGGACTTCGATTCCCAGTTTTCCAATAGATTTTATCACAGCCATTTGGACAGCCCTG CAAACATCAATTCCTCATCAATAGCAGCAGCTGCTGCTTTGGTTGCGAGGTCATTGTACATTCTTGCTACTGGTGATATGACCGTCGATCTCATGACACTGAACACTATAAAAGTGAACGTTACACTGGTAGAAGAATTGATTGGATGTCTACTGACCTGTGATCCCGGTCTTTCTTGTGGCATCGCGAAGAGCTTCATTTCTCCAAGCAATGCCTGCCCGAGTCACTATGTTGGTGTTTTCCAGGACTCACCTTCTAGCACGCAGTTTCCTTCATATGCAGATGATACCTCCCGGTTCATATGGAACTTCTTGGCAGACAGAACTTCTACTTTGGCAAGCAACGTAAGCTCTTGTACTGTGAAGTGCAACAACGAAAGTGAAGTATGCGTAGGGGGAGAAGTGGAGGGTGGAGGCCGGTGCGTTGTATCGACAACAAG GTACGTTCCTGCCTATTCAACCAGGCTGAAGTTCGAGGACAACGCCTGGCACGTTCTTCCGGCAAACTCTTCTGACCCCATGGGTGCAGCGGACCCCGTATGGACCGAGAGCTACTGGAACACCATCAGCCTGAGGGTCTACGCGGTGCAGTCCACGACCTCCGACAGGCTCATCCTTCTCGCCGGGCTCGCCGTCACCGCGGCGTCGTATCTCGGGGTGGTCGTCGGCAGAGCATACATCTCGAAGATCACGAAGCGAGACTGA
- the LOC109773838 gene encoding nicastrin isoform X3: protein MPAFFLRVSNDPELYHKVAGVLVESNGDKLLELSPDRKFPQEDFAPYSNVSHDWNPSGSGIMWNRYDFPVFLLSEESTQTLRKIADKNEKSSNGYQANVAEFDLVMQTTKAETNGSESCLKEQSCLPLGGQSVWASLPPMSNASAEHQKPIIMVVASQDSASFFRDRSLGADSPISGLIALLTAVDALSHLHDLGKLKKQLVFAAFDGEAWGYLGSRKFLQELDEGDDSVNGINSSMIEQVLEIGSVGKGISQGDTLFYAHASRNSSISKKILDGLQSGSDSLGSDNVKVKPAASSNPGVPPSSLMSFMRKNTSTSGVVLEDFDSQFSNRFYHSHLDSPANINSSSIAAAAALVARSLYILATGDMTVDLMTLNTIKVNVTLVEELIGCLLTCDPGLSCGIAKSFISPSNACPSHYVGVFQDSPSSTQFPSYADDTSRFIWNFLADRTSTLASNVSSCTVKCNNESEVCVGGEVEGGGRCVVSTTRYVPAYSTRLKFEDNAWHVLPANSSDPMGAADPVWTESYWNTISLRVYAVQSTTSDRLILLAGLAVTAASYLGVVVGRAYISKITKRD, encoded by the exons ATGCCAGCTTTCTTTCTGAG GGTATCCAATGATCCAGAACTTTACCATAAGGTTGCCGGTGTACTGGTTGAATCAAATGGTGACAAGTTACTAG AGTTGTCACCGGATAGAAAATTTCCACAAGAGGATTTTGCACCATACTCAAATGTCAGCCATGATTGGAATCCTTCT GGGTCAGGTATTATGTGGAACAGATATGATTTTCCCGTGTTTCTACTTTCAGAGGAGAGCACACAGACTCTGCGAAAG ATTGCGGACAAGAATGAGAAGTCTAGCAATGGATATCAAGCAAATGTAGCGGAATTTGACCTTGTTATGCAG ACGACTAAAGCTGAAACAAATGGTTCAGAGTCCTGCCTCAAAGAGCAGTCGTGCTTGCCCTTAGGAGGACAGAG TGTATGGGCTTCGTTACCACCAATGAGCAATGCATCAGCAGAGCATCAGAAACCAATAATAATGGTTGTTGCATCCCAGGATTCTGCATCGTTCTTTAGGGACCGTAGTCTGGGTGCTGATTCTCCCATATCA GGATTGATTGCTTTGCTCACTGCTGTTGATGCTCTTTCTCACCTTCATGATCTAGGCAAACTCAAGAAACAG CTTGTATTTGCTGCTTTTGATGGTGAAGCATGGGGTTATCTTGGTAGCAGAAAATTCTTACAAGAACTGGATGAAGGTGATGATTCTGTGAATGGCATTAACAGCTCAATGATTGAGCAG GTACTGGAGATTGGTTCGGTTGGCAAGGGCATAAGCCAAGGAGATACATTATTTTATGCACATGCTTCAAGG AATTCATCAATTTCAAAGAAGATTTTAGATGGTCTCCAAAGTGGCAGTGATTCACTTGGCTCTGATAATGTCAAAGTAAAACCAGCAGCTTCATCAAACCCTGGTGTACCACCATCTTCATTGATGTCATTCATGAGAAAG AATACATCAACTTCTGGAGTTGTGTTAGAGGACTTCGATTCCCAGTTTTCCAATAGATTTTATCACAGCCATTTGGACAGCCCTG CAAACATCAATTCCTCATCAATAGCAGCAGCTGCTGCTTTGGTTGCGAGGTCATTGTACATTCTTGCTACTGGTGATATGACCGTCGATCTCATGACACTGAACACTATAAAAGTGAACGTTACACTGGTAGAAGAATTGATTGGATGTCTACTGACCTGTGATCCCGGTCTTTCTTGTGGCATCGCGAAGAGCTTCATTTCTCCAAGCAATGCCTGCCCGAGTCACTATGTTGGTGTTTTCCAGGACTCACCTTCTAGCACGCAGTTTCCTTCATATGCAGATGATACCTCCCGGTTCATATGGAACTTCTTGGCAGACAGAACTTCTACTTTGGCAAGCAACGTAAGCTCTTGTACTGTGAAGTGCAACAACGAAAGTGAAGTATGCGTAGGGGGAGAAGTGGAGGGTGGAGGCCGGTGCGTTGTATCGACAACAAG GTACGTTCCTGCCTATTCAACCAGGCTGAAGTTCGAGGACAACGCCTGGCACGTTCTTCCGGCAAACTCTTCTGACCCCATGGGTGCAGCGGACCCCGTATGGACCGAGAGCTACTGGAACACCATCAGCCTGAGGGTCTACGCGGTGCAGTCCACGACCTCCGACAGGCTCATCCTTCTCGCCGGGCTCGCCGTCACCGCGGCGTCGTATCTCGGGGTGGTCGTCGGCAGAGCATACATCTCGAAGATCACGAAGCGAGACTGA
- the LOC109773838 gene encoding nicastrin isoform X2 produces the protein MAAGSAATLLAAVACAVLVLLAPAVSDAATLESVPDLVKAMYVNIESFPCVRLLNLSGEIGCSNPGHGLVIAPIVRFKNSDDQLAQPSAVLLPLDQMPAFFLRVSNDPELYHKVAGVLVESNGDKLLELSPDRKFPQEDFAPYSNVSHDWNPSGSGIMWNRYDFPVFLLSEESTQTLRKIADKNEKSSNGYQANVAEFDLVMQTTKAETNGSESCLKEQSCLPLGGQSVWASLPPMSNASAEHQKPIIMVVASQDSASFFRDRSLGADSPISGLIALLTAVDALSHLHDLGKLKKQLVFAAFDGEAWGYLGSRKFLQELDEGDDSVNGINSSMIEQVLEIGSVGKGISQGDTLFYAHASRNSSISKKILDGLQSGSDSLGSDNVKVKPAASSNPGVPPSSLMSFMRKNTSTSGVVLEDFDSQFSNRFYHSHLDSPANINSSSIAAAAALVARSLYILATGDMTVDLMTLNTIKVNVTLVEELIGCLLTCDPGLSCGIAKSFISPSNACPSHYVGVFQDSPSSTQFPSYADDTSRFIWNFLADRTSTLASNVSSCTVKCNNESEVCVGGEVEGGGRCVVSTTRYVPAYSTRLKFEDNAWHVLPANSSDPMGAADPVWTESYWNTISLRVYAVQSTTSDRLILLAGLAVTAASYLGVVVGRAYISKITKRD, from the exons ATGGCGGCCGGCTCCGCGGCTACCCTCCTCGCGGCCGTCGCCTGCGCCGTCCTCGTGCTCCTCGCCCCCGCCGTCTCCG ATGCTGCTACACTGGAATCTGTTCCAGATCTTGTGAAGGCAATGTATGTAAACATTGAAAGCTTCCCTTGTGTCAGGCTGCTGAATCTTTCTGGTGAAATCGGCTGCTCTA ATCCTGGGCACGGCCTGGTTATTGCACCGATTGTAAGATTCAAAAACAGCGATGACCAGTTGGCTCAACCATCTGCAGTTCTTCTTCCCTTGGATCAGATGCCAGCTTTCTTTCTGAG GGTATCCAATGATCCAGAACTTTACCATAAGGTTGCCGGTGTACTGGTTGAATCAAATGGTGACAAGTTACTAG AGTTGTCACCGGATAGAAAATTTCCACAAGAGGATTTTGCACCATACTCAAATGTCAGCCATGATTGGAATCCTTCT GGGTCAGGTATTATGTGGAACAGATATGATTTTCCCGTGTTTCTACTTTCAGAGGAGAGCACACAGACTCTGCGAAAG ATTGCGGACAAGAATGAGAAGTCTAGCAATGGATATCAAGCAAATGTAGCGGAATTTGACCTTGTTATGCAG ACGACTAAAGCTGAAACAAATGGTTCAGAGTCCTGCCTCAAAGAGCAGTCGTGCTTGCCCTTAGGAGGACAGAG TGTATGGGCTTCGTTACCACCAATGAGCAATGCATCAGCAGAGCATCAGAAACCAATAATAATGGTTGTTGCATCCCAGGATTCTGCATCGTTCTTTAGGGACCGTAGTCTGGGTGCTGATTCTCCCATATCA GGATTGATTGCTTTGCTCACTGCTGTTGATGCTCTTTCTCACCTTCATGATCTAGGCAAACTCAAGAAACAG CTTGTATTTGCTGCTTTTGATGGTGAAGCATGGGGTTATCTTGGTAGCAGAAAATTCTTACAAGAACTGGATGAAGGTGATGATTCTGTGAATGGCATTAACAGCTCAATGATTGAGCAG GTACTGGAGATTGGTTCGGTTGGCAAGGGCATAAGCCAAGGAGATACATTATTTTATGCACATGCTTCAAGG AATTCATCAATTTCAAAGAAGATTTTAGATGGTCTCCAAAGTGGCAGTGATTCACTTGGCTCTGATAATGTCAAAGTAAAACCAGCAGCTTCATCAAACCCTGGTGTACCACCATCTTCATTGATGTCATTCATGAGAAAG AATACATCAACTTCTGGAGTTGTGTTAGAGGACTTCGATTCCCAGTTTTCCAATAGATTTTATCACAGCCATTTGGACAGCCCTG CAAACATCAATTCCTCATCAATAGCAGCAGCTGCTGCTTTGGTTGCGAGGTCATTGTACATTCTTGCTACTGGTGATATGACCGTCGATCTCATGACACTGAACACTATAAAAGTGAACGTTACACTGGTAGAAGAATTGATTGGATGTCTACTGACCTGTGATCCCGGTCTTTCTTGTGGCATCGCGAAGAGCTTCATTTCTCCAAGCAATGCCTGCCCGAGTCACTATGTTGGTGTTTTCCAGGACTCACCTTCTAGCACGCAGTTTCCTTCATATGCAGATGATACCTCCCGGTTCATATGGAACTTCTTGGCAGACAGAACTTCTACTTTGGCAAGCAACGTAAGCTCTTGTACTGTGAAGTGCAACAACGAAAGTGAAGTATGCGTAGGGGGAGAAGTGGAGGGTGGAGGCCGGTGCGTTGTATCGACAACAAG GTACGTTCCTGCCTATTCAACCAGGCTGAAGTTCGAGGACAACGCCTGGCACGTTCTTCCGGCAAACTCTTCTGACCCCATGGGTGCAGCGGACCCCGTATGGACCGAGAGCTACTGGAACACCATCAGCCTGAGGGTCTACGCGGTGCAGTCCACGACCTCCGACAGGCTCATCCTTCTCGCCGGGCTCGCCGTCACCGCGGCGTCGTATCTCGGGGTGGTCGTCGGCAGAGCATACATCTCGAAGATCACGAAGCGAGACTGA